Proteins encoded in a region of the Flavobacterium sp. PMTSA4 genome:
- a CDS encoding YihY/virulence factor BrkB family protein, translated as MSMTLNQRIKRLPLIRQVLFISKKIKLPWLQGLSFYDLMKIYITGIIEGAISYRAAAIAWSFFMALFPFALFILNLIPYIPIEGFQDDFLGFVQQSVPPTTYDAIFTIINDILTNSNTGLISTGFFMAIFLMSNGVNAVLGGFESSNHIQISSKRKFFRQYFVALALSILLSLVLIITVAAIVIFEVIIQKTKLQDVLSDDIPLIEMGRYIFVILMILITTSLLFKFGIKREKNRAFISIGSVFTTVLIIISSYFFGIWVVKFSKYNELYGSIGTLLVVMFYVWINCMILLLGFDLNAAINKIKREKQLELEL; from the coding sequence ATGAGCATGACATTAAATCAAAGAATTAAAAGATTGCCATTAATTCGCCAAGTTTTATTTATCTCAAAAAAAATAAAACTTCCTTGGCTTCAAGGTTTGTCTTTCTATGATTTAATGAAAATTTACATTACAGGAATAATTGAAGGTGCTATTTCTTATAGAGCTGCAGCTATTGCATGGAGCTTTTTTATGGCTTTATTTCCTTTTGCATTATTTATTCTGAACTTAATTCCTTATATTCCAATAGAAGGATTTCAAGATGACTTTTTAGGATTTGTACAACAAAGTGTTCCACCAACAACCTATGATGCTATTTTTACGATAATCAATGACATTTTGACCAATAGTAATACTGGTTTAATTTCTACTGGTTTTTTTATGGCTATTTTTTTAATGTCTAATGGTGTAAATGCAGTTCTTGGTGGTTTTGAAAGTTCAAATCATATTCAAATAAGTTCAAAAAGGAAGTTTTTTAGACAATATTTTGTGGCTTTGGCATTGTCAATCTTGTTGTCTTTAGTTTTGATTATAACTGTTGCTGCAATCGTAATTTTTGAGGTAATTATTCAAAAAACTAAGTTGCAAGACGTGCTTTCTGATGATATACCATTGATAGAAATGGGAAGATATATTTTTGTTATTTTAATGATTTTAATAACAACTTCATTGCTTTTTAAATTTGGAATTAAGAGAGAAAAAAATAGAGCATTTATTTCTATTGGTTCAGTGTTTACAACGGTTTTGATTATAATTTCTTCCTATTTTTTTGGAATTTGGGTTGTGAAATTTTCAAAATATAATGAACTTTATGGTTCAATCGGAACGTTGCTTGTGGTTATGTTTTATGTTTGGATAAACTGCATGATTCTTTTGCTAGGATTTGATTTAAATGCAGCCATCAATAAAATAAAAAGAGAAAAACAACTCGAACTCGAATTATGA